One Jannaschia sp. GRR-S6-38 genomic window carries:
- a CDS encoding sugar transferase: MTLRFDPETAVATPVAARSATVAPGLSYRAHLKRVLDVTLVLLALPAILPVIAVFAALVALDGGSPFYAQERLGLGGRRFRMWKLRSMVVDADAALARHLAADPEARAEWARDQKLRRDPRITRVGRLIRAVSIDELPQVFNVLTGDMSLVGPRPMLPEQRALYPGRAYYRLRPGLTGAWQVAGRGRTSFAARAEFDMSYDAALGLGADLRIIAATVGVVLRATGR, translated from the coding sequence ATGACCCTGCGATTCGATCCCGAGACCGCCGTCGCGACGCCCGTGGCCGCCCGCAGCGCGACCGTCGCGCCCGGGCTCAGCTACCGCGCGCATCTCAAGCGGGTGCTGGACGTGACGCTGGTCCTGCTGGCGCTGCCGGCGATCCTGCCGGTGATCGCGGTCTTCGCGGCGCTGGTGGCGCTGGACGGCGGCTCGCCCTTCTACGCGCAGGAGCGGTTGGGCCTCGGCGGGCGGCGGTTCCGCATGTGGAAGCTGCGCTCGATGGTCGTCGATGCCGATGCCGCGCTGGCGCGGCACCTGGCCGCCGATCCCGAGGCCCGCGCCGAATGGGCGCGCGACCAGAAGCTGCGCCGCGATCCGCGCATCACGCGGGTCGGCCGGCTGATCCGCGCCGTCTCGATCGACGAGCTGCCGCAGGTCTTCAACGTGCTGACCGGCGATATGAGCCTGGTCGGACCGCGCCCGATGCTGCCCGAGCAGCGCGCGCTCTATCCCGGGCGCGCCTATTATCGCCTGCGCCCCGGACTGACCGGCGCCTGGCAGGTCGCGGGCCGCGGCCGGACGAGCTTTGCCGCCCGGGCCGAGTTCGACATGTCCTACGATGCGGCGCTCGGCCTAGGCGCCGATCTGCGCATCATCGCGGCGACCGTCGGTGTTGTCCTGCGCGCCACAGGTCGGTGA
- the xrtD gene encoding VPLPA-CTERM-specific exosortase XrtD, translating into MAWTGAATRAAPPWGLAALGLALGVSLPVFWPGLVSLVAAWLTPEYSHGPLIPLISLFLFLREMRDAPAPPDAAPDRRPGLALGVVALLLALAGNRTGIPDLVTYGLILWVMALVLAAMGWTRGRRHWASVFHLIFMLPLPQVVFWQVSTALQTVSAEIGVALVTLAGVPVLLEGHVIDLGVYKLQVAEACSGLRYLFPILSFSYLVAILYRGPFAHKALLFLMAAPLAVLLNAARIGVIGILVDRFGIAHAEGFSHLFEGWVVFGLCLAILLGTARALAAFRGTTGPMLDLDTDGLARQAAHLPAIGGAGALAGLALMAAGALALDRPAPAPDDIARAPLAPFPMRIGAWDGQRASLDDETRRVLAASDTLVADYVAPGAAAPVSLFVAWYARQTNGAGLHSPEVCLPAGGWEIAELRQQSVPQGFEVNRAVIRKGLERQLVWYWFEQRGTRLTSAWQAKFSALRDGLVAGRSDGTIVRLVTRVRDNEAVDQAEARLQGFLDAALPQIAGHLPE; encoded by the coding sequence ATGGCCTGGACCGGCGCCGCCACCCGCGCCGCGCCGCCTTGGGGTCTGGCGGCGTTGGGCCTCGCGCTCGGCGTGTCGCTGCCCGTGTTCTGGCCGGGCCTCGTCTCGCTGGTCGCGGCCTGGCTGACGCCGGAATACAGCCACGGGCCGCTGATCCCGCTGATCTCGCTGTTTCTGTTCCTGCGCGAGATGCGCGACGCCCCCGCCCCGCCCGACGCCGCGCCCGACCGCCGGCCGGGCCTCGCGCTGGGCGTGGTCGCGTTGCTGCTGGCGCTGGCGGGCAATCGCACGGGCATCCCCGACCTCGTGACCTACGGGCTGATCCTGTGGGTCATGGCGCTGGTGCTGGCCGCGATGGGCTGGACGCGGGGCCGGCGGCACTGGGCCTCGGTCTTCCACCTGATCTTCATGCTGCCGCTGCCGCAGGTCGTGTTCTGGCAGGTCTCGACCGCGCTGCAGACCGTGTCGGCCGAGATCGGCGTGGCGCTGGTGACGCTGGCGGGCGTTCCGGTGCTGCTGGAAGGCCATGTGATCGACTTGGGCGTCTACAAGCTGCAGGTGGCCGAAGCCTGTTCGGGGCTGCGCTATCTCTTCCCGATCCTCAGCTTCTCCTATCTCGTGGCGATCCTCTATCGCGGACCCTTCGCGCATAAGGCGCTGTTGTTTCTGATGGCCGCGCCGCTGGCCGTCCTCCTGAACGCCGCGCGGATCGGCGTGATCGGCATCCTCGTTGACCGATTCGGCATCGCCCATGCCGAAGGGTTCTCGCATCTCTTCGAGGGCTGGGTGGTGTTCGGCCTCTGCCTCGCGATCCTGCTCGGCACCGCGCGCGCCCTGGCCGCCTTCCGCGGTACGACCGGGCCGATGCTGGATCTCGACACCGACGGGCTGGCCCGCCAGGCGGCGCATCTGCCGGCGATCGGCGGGGCCGGGGCGCTGGCGGGGCTCGCGCTTATGGCGGCCGGGGCGCTGGCGCTCGACCGCCCGGCCCCCGCGCCGGACGACATCGCGCGCGCGCCGCTCGCGCCCTTCCCGATGCGCATCGGCGCCTGGGACGGACAGCGGGCGTCGCTCGACGACGAGACGCGGCGCGTGCTGGCCGCCTCGGACACGCTGGTCGCCGATTACGTCGCGCCCGGGGCCGCGGCGCCGGTCTCGCTCTTCGTGGCGTGGTACGCGCGGCAGACCAACGGGGCGGGGCTGCATTCGCCCGAGGTCTGCCTGCCCGCGGGCGGCTGGGAGATCGCCGAGCTGCGCCAGCAGAGCGTGCCGCAGGGCTTCGAGGTCAACCGCGCGGTGATCCGCAAGGGGCTGGAGCGCCAGCTCGTCTGGTACTGGTTCGAACAGCGCGGCACGCGCCTCACCTCCGCCTGGCAGGCCAAGTTCTCGGCGCTGCGCGACGGGCTGGTCGCGGGCCGCAGCGACGGCACGATCGTGCGGCTGGTCACGCGGGTGCGCGACAACGAGGCCGTGGATCAGGCCGAGGCGCGGCTGCAGGGCTTCCTCGACGCCGCGCTGCCGCAGATCGCGGGGCATCTGCCGGAGTAG